The following proteins are co-located in the Opitutaceae bacterium genome:
- a CDS encoding RHS repeat-associated core domain-containing protein — MSTTTGALTEMKIESAGKVLRTINGPITTTYQYDDCDRLITQTDARKGDTEFVYFANSALLSAMIDPADLAASRITEVYQYNAAGRRIATTDAKNQTRRVEYDLHGRVVREWGSASYPVERSYCSCGKIVELRSYRGGTGWSGATWPAATTGAYDRTTWTYGSATGLLLAKTDANSMSVTYAYDAAGRMSSRTWARGVVTNYGYDPATGQLLSTTYSDGTPAVTYTYDRRGRIATVVDGVGSRTLTYTAYDQLSNEALILTGFGSGSIAYTHDVYGRRTQSLPMMHPTGSTAFGQGVNYGYAAGTGLLSSVSGPATFTYSYLANSGLPASIGGSDTKELTWAAHRDDLVSYDNRYSGGSFSAHRFEYTRDEISRIVIETQYKEDSLFSGIPFSYNPRSELTSGPGSVVSYDEQGNRVTGNGAAYQANALNQYTAVGGSTWTHDADGNLLSNGTQTNVYDAENRLVQVTKGSMVYSFAYDYRHRLVKYTGYWQPWPGYGYSVAGTSWRLYDGDRVALRYDTVGGYTQTAQYLWGRDLAGRHASGDGTGGLLVVWSNGIGYLPHYDGRGNIWGFSGGYSRSLSAFGEVAFYPSGLPANMPIGLLTYAHGTKEYFSDLGLYNYGRRFYDPKSGRFIGRDPIQENGGINLYAFVRNNPANRWDYLGMKYGDTYIDDKRIPFGHYDVGDGAHACPYGYAWDGLYTCYKDESAPKGPRSGAVEMPVFDVNESRIPPLDSALGSRLSFPGLSPSFDSGLSIPDWDGTLPSRSRSDGKDHGNDCDGLMRKYGNLISATPGQRFSTAREAALAMAVQLVLQSIDKRIEYSSGVIVEGVFDDLAPGKGISYTFSPIHTDKSHDGVNATNEAIYNRAWNSGEGIYGGRVIIHGHTHPIDGGDRFSLYDLQIYHNTIDGQFVDSGVFGVLITPNKGILFYDPRLTVDNVENRRGSDGSTLGESPSPTELIGIIDCFGKK, encoded by the coding sequence GTGAGCACGACAACTGGGGCGCTCACCGAGATGAAGATCGAATCCGCGGGAAAGGTTCTGCGAACGATCAACGGGCCGATCACGACCACCTACCAGTACGACGACTGCGACAGACTGATCACCCAGACCGATGCACGCAAGGGCGACACCGAATTTGTCTACTTTGCGAATAGTGCCCTGCTGAGCGCGATGATCGATCCGGCCGATCTGGCCGCGAGCCGCATCACCGAGGTTTACCAGTACAATGCTGCGGGACGCCGCATCGCCACCACCGATGCGAAGAATCAGACGCGGCGCGTCGAGTATGACCTCCATGGCCGGGTTGTGAGGGAATGGGGATCGGCATCGTACCCGGTCGAACGCAGCTACTGTTCGTGCGGAAAGATCGTTGAACTGCGCAGCTACCGGGGAGGCACGGGCTGGAGCGGCGCCACCTGGCCCGCGGCGACCACCGGCGCGTATGACCGGACGACATGGACCTATGGATCGGCGACAGGGTTGCTTCTGGCTAAAACCGATGCTAATTCCATGAGCGTGACGTATGCGTATGACGCCGCCGGACGCATGAGCTCGCGCACCTGGGCGCGCGGGGTGGTTACGAACTATGGCTACGACCCGGCCACCGGACAGCTCCTGTCGACAACCTATTCGGACGGCACGCCGGCAGTCACCTACACCTACGACCGCCGCGGGCGCATCGCCACGGTGGTCGATGGCGTGGGCAGCCGGACGCTGACTTACACGGCTTACGATCAACTCTCCAACGAGGCGCTGATTCTGACCGGATTCGGCAGTGGATCGATCGCGTACACCCATGATGTTTATGGCCGGCGGACGCAGAGCTTGCCGATGATGCATCCAACCGGCTCAACTGCGTTTGGCCAAGGGGTGAACTATGGATACGCCGCTGGCACCGGCCTTTTGTCCTCGGTCAGCGGACCGGCGACATTCACCTACTCGTATCTGGCGAATTCAGGGCTGCCGGCTTCGATCGGCGGAAGCGACACAAAGGAACTTACTTGGGCGGCGCACCGCGATGATCTCGTGTCTTATGACAATCGGTACAGTGGCGGGAGTTTCAGCGCGCACCGCTTCGAGTACACCCGCGATGAGATTTCGCGCATCGTGATCGAAACGCAGTACAAGGAGGACAGTCTCTTTTCCGGCATTCCCTTCTCCTACAATCCACGATCGGAACTGACATCCGGACCGGGAAGCGTCGTGAGCTATGACGAACAAGGCAACCGCGTGACGGGAAATGGAGCCGCCTATCAGGCCAATGCGCTCAACCAGTACACAGCGGTCGGCGGCAGTACATGGACCCACGATGCCGACGGCAATCTCCTCAGCAATGGCACGCAGACCAATGTTTACGATGCGGAGAATCGGCTCGTTCAGGTGACAAAGGGTTCGATGGTCTACAGCTTTGCCTACGACTATCGGCACCGGCTCGTGAAGTACACCGGCTATTGGCAACCGTGGCCCGGTTACGGCTACAGCGTGGCAGGCACCTCATGGCGTCTGTACGATGGTGACCGTGTCGCTCTGCGGTACGACACCGTGGGAGGCTACACGCAGACCGCGCAGTACCTATGGGGCAGGGACCTCGCCGGACGGCATGCGAGCGGCGACGGCACGGGAGGATTGCTTGTGGTTTGGTCCAATGGAATCGGCTACCTGCCGCACTATGACGGACGTGGAAACATCTGGGGCTTCAGCGGCGGCTACAGCCGAAGCCTGAGCGCCTTCGGCGAGGTGGCATTTTATCCCAGTGGCCTTCCTGCCAACATGCCGATCGGCCTCCTCACCTACGCCCACGGAACCAAGGAATACTTTTCGGACCTCGGGCTGTACAACTATGGCCGCCGGTTCTACGACCCGAAAAGCGGCCGCTTCATTGGCCGGGATCCTATTCAGGAAAACGGCGGCATTAATTTGTACGCATTCGTGAGAAACAACCCGGCGAACCGGTGGGACTATTTGGGGATGAAGTATGGCGACACATATATAGATGACAAGAGGATTCCGTTTGGCCACTATGATGTTGGTGATGGAGCACACGCCTGTCCCTATGGATATGCTTGGGATGGTCTATATACATGTTACAAAGACGAATCTGCTCCTAAGGGTCCTCGTAGTGGAGCCGTCGAGATGCCAGTATTCGACGTTAATGAATCACGTATTCCTCCGCTAGATTCTGCCTTGGGATCGCGTTTATCCTTTCCAGGTCTTTCCCCTTCATTTGACTCAGGTCTCTCAATTCCAGATTGGGACGGCACCTTGCCTTCAAGGAGTCGTTCAGATGGAAAAGATCATGGCAATGATTGTGATGGCCTAATGCGTAAATATGGGAATCTCATTTCAGCCACTCCAGGACAAAGATTTTCAACCGCTCGGGAAGCGGCCCTCGCAATGGCCGTACAGCTTGTATTGCAATCGATTGACAAGCGGATCGAGTACTCCAGTGGCGTAATTGTCGAAGGCGTATTTGATGATCTTGCTCCCGGCAAGGGGATATCATACACATTTTCCCCTATCCATACGGATAAAAGTCACGATGGTGTCAATGCCACCAATGAGGCGATTTACAATAGGGCATGGAACTCCGGGGAAGGAATATATGGAGGCAGAGTCATTATTCATGGACACACTCATCCGATAGATGGTGGAGATCGATTTTCGCTATATGACTTGCAGATTTATCATAATACAATAGACGGACAATTTGTTGATTCTGGTGTATTTGGTGTATTGATTACACCAAATAAAGGTATTTTGTTTTATGATCCCAGATTAACTGTTGATAATGTTGAAAATAGGCGCGGAAGCGATGGATCGACTCTGGGCGAAAGTCCGTCGCCGACCGAATTAATTGGAATAATTGATTGTTTTGGGAAAAAATGA
- a CDS encoding transposase family protein produces MEGDERGKGSGTGAGHDLRGVAGADTGGMPRVREAVPGVRPVAGGTWRHLGVMRYLLELRCGGAAVRLPEHGVKTVTVPWAEPGSRFTFHFEAFAVAVIAACRSLTRAADLLRLHWDKRQRLIERAVERGLARQTRRTPSSRPR; encoded by the coding sequence TTGGAGGGTGACGAACGTGGAAAAGGATCTGGAACGGGAGCGGGTCACGATCTGCGTGGCGTGGCCGGAGCGGACACCGGTGGCATGCCCCGAGTGCGGGAAGCCGTGCCCGGTGTGCGACCGGTTGCCGGAGGGACGTGGCGGCACCTGGGTGTGATGCGGTACCTTCTGGAACTGCGCTGTGGGGGTGCCGCGGTGCGCCTGCCCGAGCACGGGGTGAAGACGGTGACGGTGCCGTGGGCAGAGCCGGGCTCGCGCTTCACGTTCCACTTTGAAGCCTTTGCGGTGGCGGTGATCGCGGCCTGTCGGTCGCTGACGCGGGCCGCAGATTTGCTGCGACTGCATTGGGACAAGCGTCAACGGCTGATCGAGCGGGCCGTGGAGCGGGGCCTGGCTCGACAGACACGGAGGACTCCGTCGAGTCGGCCTCGATGA
- a CDS encoding RHS repeat-associated core domain-containing protein, whose protein sequence is MPQEGAAYADYGDATYRQYADNGRGELTAGVGYLGTNVTSKAAPLPGRRHEYACDSIGNRQWSDSTGVSGLRDDYTANALNQYVARENNTLSLSGTATTDSVVAVKGRTVTAGRQGRFWSDEVTVPNVLGPWAGPLSVYATKSAAGSNVMRIDSRAAQLPAVSQSFSRDLDGNTLSDEIWDYQWDAENRLVRLETTVAARSAGFAHRILNFTYDYLGRRVQKQVMDGVTSTELSSQRFIYNGWDVIAEYSVSAGTTLDKLQRTYAWGIDLASSLTKAGGVGALLQFANTPTGQTYLPTYDGNGNVASLVNLGTGALAASYEYTPFGEMLRYEVLDNAVSTYAFKFSTRWRDAETGWSYYGRRYYDARMGRFVGRDPIGEEGGINLYEVKPKGSVRTSCIDRTIRSWEQGRWQEN, encoded by the coding sequence ATGCCGCAGGAGGGCGCTGCCTATGCGGACTATGGCGACGCCACGTATCGCCAGTATGCCGACAATGGACGTGGCGAATTGACCGCGGGGGTCGGATACCTCGGCACGAATGTGACGAGCAAGGCCGCGCCGCTGCCGGGTCGCCGCCATGAATACGCCTGCGATTCCATCGGCAACCGGCAGTGGTCCGACAGCACCGGCGTCAGCGGACTGCGCGACGACTATACTGCCAATGCGCTCAACCAGTACGTGGCGCGCGAAAACAACACGCTCTCCCTGTCTGGCACTGCTACGACCGATTCGGTCGTGGCGGTCAAGGGCCGCACGGTGACGGCTGGGCGGCAGGGGCGATTCTGGAGCGATGAGGTGACAGTCCCGAATGTCCTCGGTCCGTGGGCGGGTCCGCTTTCGGTCTACGCCACGAAGTCGGCGGCCGGGAGCAATGTGATGCGCATCGACTCGCGCGCGGCGCAGTTGCCCGCGGTCTCGCAGAGCTTCAGTCGCGACCTCGATGGCAACACGCTCTCGGATGAGATCTGGGACTACCAGTGGGATGCCGAGAACCGGCTTGTCCGCCTGGAAACAACGGTCGCAGCCAGAAGCGCAGGCTTCGCGCATCGCATCCTCAACTTTACGTATGACTACCTCGGACGTCGCGTGCAGAAGCAGGTGATGGACGGCGTCACCTCGACGGAACTGTCCTCCCAACGCTTCATCTACAACGGCTGGGACGTGATCGCGGAATATTCCGTGTCGGCGGGCACAACCCTCGACAAGCTCCAGCGCACGTATGCGTGGGGCATTGACCTTGCGTCATCGCTGACAAAGGCTGGCGGCGTGGGCGCCCTGCTGCAATTCGCGAACACGCCAACCGGCCAGACCTACCTGCCGACCTACGACGGCAACGGCAACGTGGCGTCATTGGTCAACCTTGGCACCGGAGCCCTCGCCGCGTCCTACGAATACACCCCCTTCGGCGAAATGCTCCGCTACGAGGTGCTGGATAACGCCGTCAGCACGTATGCGTTCAAGTTCTCGACCAGGTGGCGGGATGCGGAGACAGGCTGGTCATATTATGGGAGAAGGTACTATGATGCGAGGATGGGGCGGTTCGTCGGAAGGGATCCAATTGGGGAGGAAGGTGGGATCAATCTGTATGAGGTCAAACCAAAGGGGTCAGTCCGTACTTCTTGTATTGACAGGACGATTAGGAGTTGGGAGCAAGGGAGGTGGCAAGAGAATTGA